In the Heterodontus francisci isolate sHetFra1 chromosome 8, sHetFra1.hap1, whole genome shotgun sequence genome, one interval contains:
- the cpt2 gene encoding carnitine O-palmitoyltransferase 2, mitochondrial isoform X3, producing MQRYLTAQKPLLDNDQYRRTEQLAQDFEKGIGKQLHEELVAQDKRNKHTSYISGPWFDMYLTAREPVVLNHNPFMCFNPDPNPANNNQLIRATNMTVSALRFMKTFRAALLEPEVFHLNPAKSDTSHFKNIIRFVPASLSWYGAYLVNAYPLDMSQYYRLFNSTRIPKTVRDELFTDDRGKHLLVLRNGHFYTFDVIDQDGRIKKASEIQAHLKYILSDPRPPPEFCLGYLTSENRDTWTLLRQRLLETGNSLVLNKIDTAVFCICLDDTTVKDHLQLSHNMLHGNGLNRWFDKSFSIILTKDGNAAVNFEHSWGDGVAAVRLQNEIFKDSTQRPAITPTMLPEAVNSSQTVQKLEFKLDDVLKSGISSAKEKFDASVSTLSINTLEFRKGGKEFLKKQNLSSDAVTQLSLQMGFLRQYGKTVATYESCSTAAFKHGRTETIRPATIYTKKCSEAFVRESTKHSISDLRTMIAECSKYHGQLAREAAMGQGFDRHLFALCYLAKSKGMSLPELFQDPSYIQINHNILSTSTLSSPAVQLGGFAPVVPDGFGVGYNVHDHWIGYNVSSYPARDLKEFLKCVHKSLDDIFDVLEGRPISN from the exons GAGAACTGAACAGTTAGCTCAAgattttgaaaagggaattggtaaACAGCTGCATGAAGAGCTTGTGGCCCAGGACAAAAGAAACAAACATACCAGTTATATTTCAG GACCCTGGTTTGATATGTACCTCACTGCACGTGAACCAGTCGTCTTGAATCATAACCCTTTTATGTGTTTTAATCCTGATCCAAACCCCGCAAACAACAATCAGCTTATCAGAGCGACCAACATGACCGTGTCTGCACTGCGTTTCATGAAGACCTTTCGAGCTGCCTTATTGGAACCTGAAGTTTTCCATCTCAATCCCGCTAAAAGCGACACATCTCATTTTAAGAACATCATTCGATTTGTTCCTGCCTCTCTTTCGTGGTATGGAGCCTACTTGGTTAATGCCTACCCACTTGATATGTCTCAGTACTACAGACTCTTCAACTCCACTCGCATTCCCAAAACAGTTCGAGATGAGCTGTTCACAGATGACAGGGGCAAGCACTTGCTGGTGTTGAGAAATGGACATTTCTATACATTTGATGTTATTGATCAAGATGGAAGAATCAAAAAGGCTTCTGAAATTCAGGCCCACTTAAAGTATATCTTGTCTGATCCCAGGCCCCCTCCTGAATTTTGTCTTGGATACTTAACGAGTGAAAATCGAGATACTTGGACCTTGCTGAGGCAGAGGCTTCTGGAGACTGGGAATTCCCTGGTGTTGAATAAAATAGATACAGCTGTCTTCTGCATTTGCCTTGATGATACTACTGTGAAAGACCACCTACAGCTCTCCCACAACATGCTTCATGGAAATGGCCTCAACCGTTGGTTTGACAAATCCTTCAGCATTATACTAACCAAAGACGGCAATGCAGCTGTGAACTTTGAACACTCATGGGGTGATGGTGTGGCTGCCGTGCGTTTACAGAATGAAATTTTCAAAGATTCAACCCAGAGGCCTGCAATTACACCAACAATGTTGCCTGAAGCAGTCAACTCCTCTCAGACTGTGCAGAAGCTCGAATTTAAACTTGATGATGTTTTGAAGTCGGGTATTTCGAGTGCCAAGGAAAAATTTGATGCCTCAGTGAGCACCCTgtctatcaacacactagagttcaGAAAAGGTGGAAAGGAGTTCCTGAAAAAGCAAAACCTCAGTTCTGACGCTGTGACACAACTCTCTTTACAGATGGGGTTTCTGAGACAGTATGGCAAAACGGTCGCCACCTATGAGTCATGCAGCACCGCGGCATTCAAACACGGTCGTACAGAAACCATCCGCCCTGCCACCATTTACACAAAGAAGTGCTCTGAGGCGTTTGTGAGGGAGTCTACAAAACACAGCATCTCAGACTTGCGGACAATGATAGCGGAGTGCTCTAAGTATCATGGGCAGCTCGCCAGAGAGGCTGCGATGG GTCAGGGATTTGACCgccatttgtttgccttgtgttaccTAGCAAAATCAAAAGGAATGTCTTTACCAGAGCTATTCCAAGACCCATCGTACATTCAAATCAACCATAACATTCTTTCCACTAGCACCCTAAGCAGTCCTGCAGTTCAGTTAGGGGGCTTTGCACCTGTTGTTCCTGATGGCTTTGGTGTGGGTTACAATGTCCATGATCACTGGATAGGCTACAACGTCTCCAGCTATCCTGCTCGAGACCTTAAGGAATTCCTAAAGTGTGTGCACAAAAGCCTAGATGATATTTTTGATGTGTTAGAAGGACGACCCATCAGCAACTGA
- the cpt2 gene encoding carnitine O-palmitoyltransferase 2, mitochondrial isoform X2: MSRLPIPKLQDTMQRYLTAQKPLLDNDQYRRTEQLAQDFEKGIGKQLHEELVAQDKRNKHTSYISGPWFDMYLTAREPVVLNHNPFMCFNPDPNPANNNQLIRATNMTVSALRFMKTFRAALLEPEVFHLNPAKSDTSHFKNIIRFVPASLSWYGAYLVNAYPLDMSQYYRLFNSTRIPKTVRDELFTDDRGKHLLVLRNGHFYTFDVIDQDGRIKKASEIQAHLKYILSDPRPPPEFCLGYLTSENRDTWTLLRQRLLETGNSLVLNKIDTAVFCICLDDTTVKDHLQLSHNMLHGNGLNRWFDKSFSIILTKDGNAAVNFEHSWGDGVAAVRLQNEIFKDSTQRPAITPTMLPEAVNSSQTVQKLEFKLDDVLKSGISSAKEKFDASVSTLSINTLEFRKGGKEFLKKQNLSSDAVTQLSLQMGFLRQYGKTVATYESCSTAAFKHGRTETIRPATIYTKKCSEAFVRESTKHSISDLRTMIAECSKYHGQLAREAAMGQGFDRHLFALCYLAKSKGMSLPELFQDPSYIQINHNILSTSTLSSPAVQLGGFAPVVPDGFGVGYNVHDHWIGYNVSSYPARDLKEFLKCVHKSLDDIFDVLEGRPISN, from the exons GAGAACTGAACAGTTAGCTCAAgattttgaaaagggaattggtaaACAGCTGCATGAAGAGCTTGTGGCCCAGGACAAAAGAAACAAACATACCAGTTATATTTCAG GACCCTGGTTTGATATGTACCTCACTGCACGTGAACCAGTCGTCTTGAATCATAACCCTTTTATGTGTTTTAATCCTGATCCAAACCCCGCAAACAACAATCAGCTTATCAGAGCGACCAACATGACCGTGTCTGCACTGCGTTTCATGAAGACCTTTCGAGCTGCCTTATTGGAACCTGAAGTTTTCCATCTCAATCCCGCTAAAAGCGACACATCTCATTTTAAGAACATCATTCGATTTGTTCCTGCCTCTCTTTCGTGGTATGGAGCCTACTTGGTTAATGCCTACCCACTTGATATGTCTCAGTACTACAGACTCTTCAACTCCACTCGCATTCCCAAAACAGTTCGAGATGAGCTGTTCACAGATGACAGGGGCAAGCACTTGCTGGTGTTGAGAAATGGACATTTCTATACATTTGATGTTATTGATCAAGATGGAAGAATCAAAAAGGCTTCTGAAATTCAGGCCCACTTAAAGTATATCTTGTCTGATCCCAGGCCCCCTCCTGAATTTTGTCTTGGATACTTAACGAGTGAAAATCGAGATACTTGGACCTTGCTGAGGCAGAGGCTTCTGGAGACTGGGAATTCCCTGGTGTTGAATAAAATAGATACAGCTGTCTTCTGCATTTGCCTTGATGATACTACTGTGAAAGACCACCTACAGCTCTCCCACAACATGCTTCATGGAAATGGCCTCAACCGTTGGTTTGACAAATCCTTCAGCATTATACTAACCAAAGACGGCAATGCAGCTGTGAACTTTGAACACTCATGGGGTGATGGTGTGGCTGCCGTGCGTTTACAGAATGAAATTTTCAAAGATTCAACCCAGAGGCCTGCAATTACACCAACAATGTTGCCTGAAGCAGTCAACTCCTCTCAGACTGTGCAGAAGCTCGAATTTAAACTTGATGATGTTTTGAAGTCGGGTATTTCGAGTGCCAAGGAAAAATTTGATGCCTCAGTGAGCACCCTgtctatcaacacactagagttcaGAAAAGGTGGAAAGGAGTTCCTGAAAAAGCAAAACCTCAGTTCTGACGCTGTGACACAACTCTCTTTACAGATGGGGTTTCTGAGACAGTATGGCAAAACGGTCGCCACCTATGAGTCATGCAGCACCGCGGCATTCAAACACGGTCGTACAGAAACCATCCGCCCTGCCACCATTTACACAAAGAAGTGCTCTGAGGCGTTTGTGAGGGAGTCTACAAAACACAGCATCTCAGACTTGCGGACAATGATAGCGGAGTGCTCTAAGTATCATGGGCAGCTCGCCAGAGAGGCTGCGATGG GTCAGGGATTTGACCgccatttgtttgccttgtgttaccTAGCAAAATCAAAAGGAATGTCTTTACCAGAGCTATTCCAAGACCCATCGTACATTCAAATCAACCATAACATTCTTTCCACTAGCACCCTAAGCAGTCCTGCAGTTCAGTTAGGGGGCTTTGCACCTGTTGTTCCTGATGGCTTTGGTGTGGGTTACAATGTCCATGATCACTGGATAGGCTACAACGTCTCCAGCTATCCTGCTCGAGACCTTAAGGAATTCCTAAAGTGTGTGCACAAAAGCCTAGATGATATTTTTGATGTGTTAGAAGGACGACCCATCAGCAACTGA